The Aureimonas populi genome includes the window CGGGCGCCTGGTTGTGCGGGTTGCGCAGGATGTCCGTGCCCTCGTAGAGATGCTTGGGCACGGGATGGCCGAGATCGGGCATCGCCGCCACGATCAGCTCGAGCGGCATGGGCTGCGAATAGCGGAAGACGGCCCGGTGCGGATCGGGGCAGTCCACCGCCTCGAGATTGGCGTGCAGCGTGCTGGAATAGTTGAGCAGCGGCTTCCAGAGGTTCATCGCGGAGAAGGCGACGTCCTCGCAGGTGAAGGGCTGGCCGTCGTGCCAGTTCACGCCCTCGCGCAGCGTGAAGCTGATCTCGCGCCCGTCCGCCGAGGACGACCATTCGGTGGCCAGGACGCCCTCGTACCCCTCGTAGGTCAGCTCGATCAGCGGCTCCATGAACTTGCCGGTGATCTGGTAGACGCCGGTGGAGGCGCGCAGCGCCGGGTTGAGCACGCCCTGCTCGGCGTTGACATGGACGATCACCGTGCCGCCGCGCTGCACGTCCTGCGCATGAGCCGCCGTCAGGGCGGCCGCCGCCACGCCGAGCGCTCCGCCGACAAGCCGGAGCTGTCCCATTCCGTTTCTCATCACCGTCCCTTCGATTTCGCAGATCACCGCCGGGCCGCCTCGATGGAGCGCTTCCCTGGCGGCAGGAGGGATAAACCCGCATCCGCCCTTAATCTGTCAAGCAGAAACCACGAAAAGAGTTTTATATAGATATAATTGACTACATAATCGGCAAAAGACGATATTTTGATCCTATCGCTGCCCATTCCGTGAGTGTCGGCGACCTTGCGGCCATGCTACATGGCGAGGGAGGGGGCCGGCACGATCGGGCGTGGGGCGAGTTACGGGAGAAGCGGGCTCGGCCCTCGGCGGCGCGGGCGCGCAGCCTCGATCGGCGGCCGGCGGCGCGGGCCGTCAGCCCGATGTGAAACGGAGCCTTTGTCCTTGCATGGCCAATTTCGACGAGACCGACCGCAAGATCCTCGACCTTCTCCAGGCGCGCGACCGCCCGGTCAGCACGCTCGCCGAGGAGGTGGGGCTTTCGCAGACCCCGTGCTGGCGCAGGATCCGGCGGCTGGAGGAGGCCGGCGTCATCCGCGAGCGCGTGACGCTCGTCGACCCGAAGATGGCCGGTGTCCCGATGACGGTCTTCATCTCGATCACCGCGCCGAGGCACGAAATGGCCTGGCTGGTGAAGTTCAGGGCGCTGATCGAAAGCATTCCCGAGATCGTCGAAGCCTATCGCCTGACTGGAACCGTCGACTACATCCTCAAGGTCCTCGTCCCCGACGTCGCGTCATTCGACAATGTCTACAAGCGGATGATCGAAAAACTGGACTTCACCCACATCAACTCCGCGATCTCCATGGAAGAGCTGAAGTTCACCACGGCGGTCCCGACGATCTATCTGAAGTGAGCGGGGTTCCTCGCAAATTTCGGGGGCCTTGCCGGGCTCAGGAACGGGCGGGCTCGCGGCGCGCCACCGCGTCGTGGTCGGGCCATGTCAGGATCGCCTCCATGATGTGCTCGACCAGGCTGCGGGCCCTGACCCCCACCGCGACCTCGCAGTTGCTGGCGGAGCGCGATCGTATGTTCTCGAGCCTTGCCGAGGTCAGGGTGCGGAAGTCGCATACGGTCATCCCGCGGGTCAGGCCGTCGCCCAGCTCGATCTCGACGGGGCAGTTCGCGTAAGTGATCAGGTTCGGGTCGATGAACGGCACCAGCGCGCAAGGGTCGTGCAGCGAGGCGGTGCTGAGCCCGTGGATCTCCCCGAGCCTCCTGCGGAAAAATCCGAACAGCCCGCCATAGGCGCGTGCGACGGCCCCCCCCTCGTTCAGGCGCGCTATGTCGCCTTCGGTGATGCCGACCTGGCGCGTGACGTTCAGTCCCACCATCCAGATATGCACGCCGCTGCGAAAGACGACGTCGGCGGCTTCCGGATCGCACCAGATATTGAACTCGGCGACCGGCGTGGTGTTGCCCACCTGCGTCGTGCCGCCCATGCAGCTGATGCCGCGCAGCCATCGTGCCAGGCGTGGTTCCTTGCGCAGCGCCAGCGCGACGTTGGTGAACGGCCCGATCGGGCAGAGGACGAGCTCCTCGCGATATCTGCTGGCGGTCTCGATGATGAAGTCCACCGCGTGGGCGTCGATCGCCTCCTGGCGGGGCGCCGGCAGTTCCGCGCCGTCGATCCCGGTCTTGCCGTGAACGTCGCCGCCATGTCGGAAGGTGCGGATCAGCGGCTGCTCGCATCCGCGCGCGACAGGCACGTCGATTCCCAGAAGAGCCGTCAGCGACAGGGCGTTTTGCGTGGTCTTGTCCACCGACTGGTTTCCATAGACCGTGCTGATGCCGACAAGCTCGAGGTGGCGCGCCGCATAGAGGATTGCGGTCGCGTCGTCATGCCCGGGATCGCAATCGATCAGCACCTTGGTCATATCGTTCCCTTGGGGGGTCTGTTGATGGACGAGCCGCGCTGGACGAGATGCGGGCTGATGACGTGGCGGCGGGGGGGAGAAGCGGGGGCTGCGACCATGGAATGCGCCGTCTCGACCGTCAGCGAGGTCATGTCCTCGAGGTTCTGGTCGATGGAGGTCAGGTCGTAGACCGGCCAGCCCGCGAGAGCGGAATTGTCGTAGCCGACGACCAGCGGGCGCCGCGCGCCGCCCGTCATGCCGCGCGCGGCATCCATCAGCGCGAAAGCCAGCGTATCGTTGGCGCAGAAGATGGCCTGCGCCCCGCTGCGCAAAAGGTCGGCGGCCACGTCCAGCGCATGGGCGTGGCTGTACCGGCTCGAAAGGCGGGCCGACAGCTCGAAGCCGTTTTCCGCGAGGCGTTCGGCAAAGCCCGTCTCGCGGTCGAGGCTGATGGATGTGCTGTCGTCGCCGGCGAAATAGGCGAATGTCCGCGCCCCCTGCGCGATCAGATGGTCGGCAGCCATCGCGCCGGCCGCGACGCCGTCGCCGCTGACGACGCTGACATCCTCGTCTCCGTCATGCCGGTTCATCAGGACCAGCGGCTTGCGGCCGGCCCGGCAGGCCCGGACGATCTGGCCGCTGAAAGGGGCGGCGAGGGCGATGACGGCGTCGACCTGATAGCTCATCAGCCGCTCGATCGCGCTCTCGGCGCCTTCGGCCGTATCGCCGACGAAGACGAGCGGCGCCAGCCGGCGCGCCCCGAGCTTGCCGACGAGCAGTTGCAGGGCCTGCGCATGATAGGGGTTGTTGAGGTCGGTCACGACCACGCCCACGATGCCGGTACTCCGGTTCTTGAGGCCGCGGGCGATGAGATTGGGCTGGTAGCCGAGCTGGGCGGCCGCGGCACGGACCCGCGCCCGCGTGCTTTCCGAGATGCGCGGATCTCCCGCCAGCGCCCTCGAGACGGTCGAGCGTGAGATCTGCGCCAGTTCGGCAACCTCGAAGGAGCGGACCTTCGTCTTGTCCCTGTCCAAATTCCCGATCTCCGAAGTTCAAGAAGGCCCCCGGTCCGTTTCGACCAAAATTTCCCTCTTGACTAGGTGTCGCGGTCTATACGCATATTCACACGTGTGCACAACCTGAGACGATGGTTTGCGTCGTATCAGCGAGGCCCGAACGCCAATGGGGATTTCGATGCCAATCGATCGACGTCAATTCATGGTCGGCACCGCCGGCATGGCCTTCCTCGGTTCGTTCGGGCGTGCCGCCGCGCAGACGGCGACCTTGTCCGCGCCGTGGATGGGGTGGCCGGAGGAGCAGGTCGCACCGCTCATGGCCGCCTTCGAGCAGGAGAGCGGCATCCGCGTCTCGGCCGAACGGCTTCCCATCGCCGAGCTGTTCCGCACCCTCGAGGTCAGGCTCCAGGCGCGCAACGAGCTTCCCGACGTCTATCTGGTGGACGGCCCACTGACCGCCTCCTACGCGGCGCGCGGCCACCTTCTGGCGCTGGACGAGATGCTGGCGGGCGACCTCGGTCGCTTCGTGCCCAGCACGCTCGTCCAGGGCACCTATGACGACACGCTCTACGCCATGCCGCTCGGCACCTCGTCCCAGCTTCTCTTCTACAATCGCAAGCTGCTGGCCGAGGCGGGTATTCCCGAACCCTCGGCCGACCCGGCGGCGCGCCTGACGTGGGAAGAGCTTCTGCCCATGGCGCAGGAGCTGACGAAGCCGGATATCTCGCAGTTCGGATTCGCCTTCGAGAACACCAATCCGTACCAGCTTCTGCCCGTGCCGCTCAGCCGGGGCGTCGAGGTGATCGGCCCCGACGGCCTCAGCGCCTCCGGCTATGTCGACGGCGAGGGCATGGTCGAGGCGATGACGTGGTATCAGGCGCTTTTCCAGACCCATCGTATCGGGCCGGTCGGAACGTTCCAGACCGGCGTGACCCAGGAAATGTTCGGCTCGGGCAAGCTGGCCATGATCGTCGGCGGCACCTGGAACCTCGTCGGGTTCGAGAAGTTCGAGGCCCTCGACTTCGGCGTCGCTCCCCATCCCTATTTCGCCGGCGGCACGCCGATCACGCCCACGGGGAGCTGGCACATCGGCATCAATCCTCGCACCGCGCACATGGATGCGGCCAGGGCCTTCGTGAAATGGCTCTCCACCCGCGAGGCGATGGACCTGTGGTTCGAGCTTCGCCAGTATCCGCCGTCGCTGGAGGAAATCTGGGACGAGCGGGCAGGCACCACTTTCGTCGATCCGGCCTGGGCGATCGTGCGCCACGAGCTCGCCAACACCGCCACGCCCCGCCCCGCGACGCCGGCCTACCGGGAATATGAGGACTTCCTGCGCACGGCCATGCAGGACATCCAGACCGGCGCCGAGGTTTCCCCCGCGCTGACACGCGCGGCGGAAAGCATCGAGCGGGAGATGCGGAAGTACCGCTGATCGGCCGGCGCCCGCGCCGCGTCGAATTCGCAGGATCGCGGCGGGGACGCTCGCCGGACTCTTTCATGAGCGAGCCCATGATCTCGTCCCGCTGGACCCCGTTCCTCTTCCTGGCGCCGGCCCTTGCCGGCCTCCTGATCTTCCGGATCGCTCCGATCGGCGTGGCGCTGGCCGGCAGCCTGACGGGCGTTTCGCTGATGGGCGAGGCGCGCTTCGTGGGCGCGGAGAACTTCCGCTATCTTCTCGAGGACGCGCAGTTCTGGTCGTCCCTGAAGATCACGCTCTTCTTCAATCTCCTCATCAATCCTCTTCAGTTGTTCGTCGCGTTCGCGCTCGCCCTCCTGGTCTTCCGCCCGCTTCCGGGGCTTTGGCTCTACCGCACGCTGCTCGTCCTGCCCATGGCGGTGTCGACCGGCATCAGCGCAGTCCTCTTCGGCCTCTTCCTGGACGGCAATCTGGGGCCTCTGAACGGGTTCCTGGAGTGGATCGGCGTCGGCGCGCAGCCGTTCCACCGCAGTCAGGAACAGGCGCTCTACACGCTGATCGGCATCGCCACGTGGAAGGGAGCCGGCTACTGGATGCTGTTCCTGCTCGCGGGGCTCTACTCGATTCCCCCCACCGTCTACGAGGCGGCCACCATCGACGGCGCAACGAGCTGGCAGCGGTTCCGCTTCGTCACGCTGCCGCTGATGCGCAAGCCCATGGCCTTCGTGCTGGTGGCCGACACCGCCATCAACTTCCTCTTCTTCGCGCCGGTCTACATCCTCACTTCGGGCGGGCCGGCCGGCACCACCTCGCTGCTGATGTTCGAGGCCTATCGCGCCGCCTTCACCTTCTCCGACATCGGGCGCTCCCTCGCGATCTCGACCATCCTCCTGGGCATCATCCTCGTCATCGTCGTCCTGGAGTTCCGCCTGCTTCGCTCGCCCGAGGAGCGGGCCTGATGGAGGCCCGCCTCGCCAATCCCCATGCGATGATGCTGCGCTACGGCCTGCTCTCCATCCTCGCCTTCATCGTCGTGTGCCCGCTCGCCTGGCTGGCGCTGGCGTCGCTGCGCCCGCAGGGCGAGATCTTCCAGCCCGTATCGGAATTCGGCTGGAGCACCTTCGTCCCGTCCCGCTTCACCCTCGACAACTATCGGGCGCTCTGGGCGGGCGACTTTCCGCTGGCGGTGAAGAACTCGGCCTTCGTCGCCGTCAGCACCGTGCTCCTGGGCATCGGCGTCAACGCGCTGGCGGGCTTCGCCTTCGCCGCGTTCGACTTTCGCGGCAAGAACCTTCTGTTCCTTCTGGTGATCGCCAGTTTCATGATGCCCTTCGAGGCGATCGTGCTGCCGCTCTACGTCATGATCCGCGCGTTCGGCTGGGCCAACAGCTATCAGGCGCTCATCGTTCCGGAGATCGCCAACGGGATGGTGATCTTCCTGTTCCGCCAGTTCTTCGCCTCGATCCCGCGCGACTTCTACGAGGCGGCGCGGGTGGATGGCGCGTCCTGGCTCTACATCTTCACGCGCATCGCCATGCCGCTGTCCTGGCCCACCATCGCGACCTCGGGGCTCATGCTGTTTCTCTCGCAATGGGATTCCTTCTTCTGGCCGGTGGTCGCGGCCAGCAATCCCGACTACGCGGTGGTCCAGGTCGCCATCGCCCGCAACGTCAATTTCGAGCAGAGCGACTGGGGAGGGCTCTTCGCGTCCACCAACGTCGCCATCCTTCTCGGCACGATCCCGTTCCTGCTGGTCCAGCGCTTCTATGTCCGCACCTTGATCTCCGGCGGCATCAAGTGAGCGGCCGATCCTCCCTGGGGGGCCTTCCATGTCCACGATGAACATCGAGAAGCTGCGCAAGTCGTTCGGCAAGACCGAGGTCCTGCGCGGCATCGACCTGGCCGTCGGCGACGGGGAGTTCGTCGCCCTCGTGGGGCCTTCCGGCTGCGGGAAATCGACCCTTCTGCGCCTGATCGCCGGGCTGGAGGCGGCCTCGTCCGGCCGGCTCCTCATCGGCGACCGTGACGTGACCGCGCTCGCGCCCAAGGACCGCGATGTCGCCATGGTCTTCCAGAACTACGCGCTCTATCCGCATATGAGCGTGCGGGCGAACATGGGATTCTCGCTCAGGCTGCGCGGCGTCGACAAGAGGTCGATCGAGGCCGAGGTGGCAAGGGCCGCAAGTGTCCTGGGGCTTCAGGACCTGCTCGATCGATATCCGGGGCAATTGTCGGGCGGCCAGCGCCAGCGCGTCGCCACGGGGCGCGCGATCGTGCGCAATCCCAAGCTCTTCCTGTTCGACGAGCCGCTGTCCAATCTGGACGCGAAGCTGCGTGTGCAGATGCGCACCGAGATCAAGGCCCTGCATCAGCGGCTGCGCAACACCATGATCTACGTCACCCACGACCAGATCGAGGCCATGACGCTGGCGGACCGCATCGTCGTCATGCAGGGCGGCGTGATCGAACAGGAGGGTGCTCCGCTCGACCTTTACGATCGCCCGGCCAACGCGTTCGTGGGCGGGTTTCTCGGATCTCCCTCGATGAATTTCGTCAGCGGGCGGCTGAAGGGCACTGATGTCGTCGCCGAGGACGGCACGGTTCTGCCGGCGGGAAGGGCGAGTGGTGAGGACGAGGGCCGGGCGGTCCTGTGGGGCGCGCGCCCCGAATCGATCGTGCCGGCATCGGAAGGGTTCGGCGGCGTGATCGAAGTGGTCGAGCCGACCGGGCCGGACACGCAACTGCTTGTGCGGGTGGCGGGCCTTCCGCTCGTCGTGCTCCTGCGCAACCGCACCCATGCCCGCCCCGGAGAGACCATCACGCTGACCATCGCGGCGCCGGACATCCATCTGTTCGACGCGGGCAACGGAGGGCGGATCGAGCCGCGCGCTTGAAACGGGAAAACCCATCCGCCCTGGGCACCGCGCGCCCGATCCTTCGCGCTCGTCGCCGGGCCCGCGCACGAGGGGGATATCGCCCCTAGACGCTCTCCATCCGGGCAAGCCGCCTTCTCAGCGCCGGCAGGGCGGAGATGGCGAGGAGCAGCAGGCTGGCGAGGAGGAACAGGAGGCTGACGGGCCTTTCGACCAGGATCGACATGTCGCCGTGGGAGAGCAGCAGCGTGCGCCGCAGATGCTCCTCGATGAGAGGCCCGAGGATGAAGCCCAGCAGCACCGGCATCGCCTCATAGCCCAGAATCCGCATCACATAGCCGAGTATGCCGAAGGCGAGGACCACGAAGATGTCGAAGACGCTGTTGTCGGCCGCGTAGACGCCGACGCAGACGAGAACCAGGATCGCCGGGTAGAGAAGGTTGTAGGGGATCGACAAGAGCCGCACCCACAGGCCCAGCAGCGGTATGTTGAGGACGAGCAGCATCAGGTTCCCCACCCAGAAGCTCATGATGAGGCCCCAGACGAGGGTGGGCTGCTCGTGGATGAGGTTCGGGCTCGGCGTGATGCCGTGCAGGATCATCGCGCCCATCAGCATGGCGACGACGGCGTCGCCCGGGATGCCGAGGCTGAGCGTGGGTATGAAGGCGGCCTGCACGGCCGCGTTGTTGGCCGCCTCCGGCGCCGAGATGCCGGCCAGCGCGCCTTTTCCGAAGCGCTCGGGATGCTTGGAGATCCGCTTTTCCGTGGCGTAGGCGATGAGCGTTGCGACCCCGGGGCCGGTGCCCGGCAATGCGCCGACGAAGGAGCCGATCATCGAGCCGCGCAGGGTCGGCGGCCAGATTTCCCGCCACTCCTGGCGGCTCGGCCACATGTCCCTCAGGCGGATGCGCTCGATTCGCATGGGCCTCGTCGCCCGCCCGCCGATATTGGCGATCACCTCGCTGACGCCGAACAGGCCCATCGCCAGCGCGACGAGGCTGATTCCGTCGCTGAGGTCGAGCAGGCCCAGAGTGAAGCGGAAGGCCCC containing:
- a CDS encoding nucleoside hydrolase — its product is MTKVLIDCDPGHDDATAILYAARHLELVGISTVYGNQSVDKTTQNALSLTALLGIDVPVARGCEQPLIRTFRHGGDVHGKTGIDGAELPAPRQEAIDAHAVDFIIETASRYREELVLCPIGPFTNVALALRKEPRLARWLRGISCMGGTTQVGNTTPVAEFNIWCDPEAADVVFRSGVHIWMVGLNVTRQVGITEGDIARLNEGGAVARAYGGLFGFFRRRLGEIHGLSTASLHDPCALVPFIDPNLITYANCPVEIELGDGLTRGMTVCDFRTLTSARLENIRSRSASNCEVAVGVRARSLVEHIMEAILTWPDHDAVARREPARS
- a CDS encoding ABC transporter ATP-binding protein, producing MSTMNIEKLRKSFGKTEVLRGIDLAVGDGEFVALVGPSGCGKSTLLRLIAGLEAASSGRLLIGDRDVTALAPKDRDVAMVFQNYALYPHMSVRANMGFSLRLRGVDKRSIEAEVARAASVLGLQDLLDRYPGQLSGGQRQRVATGRAIVRNPKLFLFDEPLSNLDAKLRVQMRTEIKALHQRLRNTMIYVTHDQIEAMTLADRIVVMQGGVIEQEGAPLDLYDRPANAFVGGFLGSPSMNFVSGRLKGTDVVAEDGTVLPAGRASGEDEGRAVLWGARPESIVPASEGFGGVIEVVEPTGPDTQLLVRVAGLPLVVLLRNRTHARPGETITLTIAAPDIHLFDAGNGGRIEPRA
- a CDS encoding LacI family DNA-binding transcriptional regulator codes for the protein MDRDKTKVRSFEVAELAQISRSTVSRALAGDPRISESTRARVRAAAAQLGYQPNLIARGLKNRSTGIVGVVVTDLNNPYHAQALQLLVGKLGARRLAPLVFVGDTAEGAESAIERLMSYQVDAVIALAAPFSGQIVRACRAGRKPLVLMNRHDGDEDVSVVSGDGVAAGAMAADHLIAQGARTFAYFAGDDSTSISLDRETGFAERLAENGFELSARLSSRYSHAHALDVAADLLRSGAQAIFCANDTLAFALMDAARGMTGGARRPLVVGYDNSALAGWPVYDLTSIDQNLEDMTSLTVETAHSMVAAPASPPRRHVISPHLVQRGSSINRPPKGTI
- a CDS encoding Lrp/AsnC family transcriptional regulator is translated as MANFDETDRKILDLLQARDRPVSTLAEEVGLSQTPCWRRIRRLEEAGVIRERVTLVDPKMAGVPMTVFISITAPRHEMAWLVKFRALIESIPEIVEAYRLTGTVDYILKVLVPDVASFDNVYKRMIEKLDFTHINSAISMEELKFTTAVPTIYLK
- a CDS encoding carbohydrate ABC transporter permease, encoding MSEPMISSRWTPFLFLAPALAGLLIFRIAPIGVALAGSLTGVSLMGEARFVGAENFRYLLEDAQFWSSLKITLFFNLLINPLQLFVAFALALLVFRPLPGLWLYRTLLVLPMAVSTGISAVLFGLFLDGNLGPLNGFLEWIGVGAQPFHRSQEQALYTLIGIATWKGAGYWMLFLLAGLYSIPPTVYEAATIDGATSWQRFRFVTLPLMRKPMAFVLVADTAINFLFFAPVYILTSGGPAGTTSLLMFEAYRAAFTFSDIGRSLAISTILLGIILVIVVLEFRLLRSPEERA
- a CDS encoding sugar ABC transporter substrate-binding protein — translated: MVGTAGMAFLGSFGRAAAQTATLSAPWMGWPEEQVAPLMAAFEQESGIRVSAERLPIAELFRTLEVRLQARNELPDVYLVDGPLTASYAARGHLLALDEMLAGDLGRFVPSTLVQGTYDDTLYAMPLGTSSQLLFYNRKLLAEAGIPEPSADPAARLTWEELLPMAQELTKPDISQFGFAFENTNPYQLLPVPLSRGVEVIGPDGLSASGYVDGEGMVEAMTWYQALFQTHRIGPVGTFQTGVTQEMFGSGKLAMIVGGTWNLVGFEKFEALDFGVAPHPYFAGGTPITPTGSWHIGINPRTAHMDAARAFVKWLSTREAMDLWFELRQYPPSLEEIWDERAGTTFVDPAWAIVRHELANTATPRPATPAYREYEDFLRTAMQDIQTGAEVSPALTRAAESIEREMRKYR
- a CDS encoding tripartite tricarboxylate transporter permease, whose protein sequence is MNEFAGNIAIGLGQALTADSLLFCFIGVTVGTLVGVLPGIGPLAAISLALPMTYYLDPTTGLIMLAGIFYGSQYGGSTASILLNLPGSATSAITCLDGYPLARQGKALLALFVTAINSFVGASIAILILMGFAPLIADLALGFSSAEYFSVLLLGLVAAGTMTPGSPVKGLMMVAFGIALGLVGTDVNSGAFRFTLGLLDLSDGISLVALAMGLFGVSEVIANIGGRATRPMRIERIRLRDMWPSRQEWREIWPPTLRGSMIGSFVGALPGTGPGVATLIAYATEKRISKHPERFGKGALAGISAPEAANNAAVQAAFIPTLSLGIPGDAVVAMLMGAMILHGITPSPNLIHEQPTLVWGLIMSFWVGNLMLLVLNIPLLGLWVRLLSIPYNLLYPAILVLVCVGVYAADNSVFDIFVVLAFGILGYVMRILGYEAMPVLLGFILGPLIEEHLRRTLLLSHGDMSILVERPVSLLFLLASLLLLAISALPALRRRLARMESV
- a CDS encoding carbohydrate ABC transporter permease yields the protein MEARLANPHAMMLRYGLLSILAFIVVCPLAWLALASLRPQGEIFQPVSEFGWSTFVPSRFTLDNYRALWAGDFPLAVKNSAFVAVSTVLLGIGVNALAGFAFAAFDFRGKNLLFLLVIASFMMPFEAIVLPLYVMIRAFGWANSYQALIVPEIANGMVIFLFRQFFASIPRDFYEAARVDGASWLYIFTRIAMPLSWPTIATSGLMLFLSQWDSFFWPVVAASNPDYAVVQVAIARNVNFEQSDWGGLFASTNVAILLGTIPFLLVQRFYVRTLISGGIK